A single genomic interval of Flavobacteriales bacterium harbors:
- a CDS encoding tungsten formylmethanofuran dehydrogenase codes for MPATAKPKAADNRSAHQPDRDTLLRAWELMCTAKAMTELYEEHFKLTSKYVHATSRGHEAIQIALGLQLKPQDFVAPYYRDDSILLGIGMEPYELMLQLLAKRDDPFSGGRTYYGHPSLRREGMPRIPHQSSATGMQAIPTTGIALGLWYKERAGIPHDRNGSADDAPPVVVCSLGDASITEGEVAEAFQMAVLKKLPIIYLVQDNEWDISASADEIRVADAPEYAKGFKGLEVRSIDGSDFSICHATLSEVIATVRQERRPFLVHAKVPLLNHHTSGVRMEFYRSEENLAEHRKRDPHPRLLQHCLDQRLQLDGLKQIEQKAIARVKADFERACAAADPPPEDLLTHAFAPTPVTEERGERAPKDRQPTVMVDCALFAIRELMQDDPRCLLYGQDVGARLGGVFREAATLARDFGDHRVFNTPIQEAFIIGSTVGMSAAGLKPIVEVQFADYIWPGLNQLFTEVARSAYLTVGKWPVSCIIRVPIGAYGSGGPYHSSSVESVLCTIKGIKIAYPSTGADLKGLMKAAYHDPNPVVMLEHKGLYWSKIKGTEEAKSVEPAPDYIIPFGKARIVLQADADAVSRGQAAVVVTYGMGVYWAQAAARGFAGRITVIDLRTLVPLDEDTVMEQVRAHGRCLVVTEEQLTNSFAQALAARIGDQCFAHLDAPVRTLGAVDMPAIPLNSTLEAAMIPSADKVAVALNELLSY; via the coding sequence ATGCCCGCGACCGCCAAGCCGAAAGCCGCCGACAACCGCAGCGCCCACCAGCCGGACCGCGACACCCTGCTGCGCGCCTGGGAGCTGATGTGCACGGCCAAGGCGATGACGGAGCTGTACGAGGAGCACTTCAAGCTCACCAGCAAGTACGTCCACGCCACCAGCCGCGGCCACGAGGCCATCCAGATCGCGCTCGGCCTGCAGTTGAAGCCGCAGGACTTCGTGGCCCCCTACTACCGCGACGACAGCATCCTGCTCGGCATCGGCATGGAGCCCTACGAGCTGATGTTGCAGCTGCTGGCCAAACGCGACGACCCCTTCAGCGGCGGCCGCACCTACTACGGCCACCCCAGTCTGCGCCGCGAAGGCATGCCGCGTATCCCGCACCAGAGCAGCGCCACCGGCATGCAGGCCATCCCCACCACGGGCATCGCCCTGGGCCTGTGGTACAAGGAGCGCGCAGGCATCCCCCACGACCGCAACGGTTCGGCGGATGACGCCCCCCCGGTGGTGGTGTGCTCGCTGGGCGATGCCTCCATCACGGAGGGCGAGGTTGCCGAGGCCTTCCAGATGGCCGTGCTGAAGAAGCTGCCCATCATCTACCTGGTCCAGGACAACGAATGGGACATCAGCGCCAGTGCGGACGAGATCCGTGTGGCCGACGCACCGGAGTACGCCAAAGGCTTCAAGGGGCTTGAGGTGCGCAGCATCGATGGCAGCGACTTCTCCATCTGTCACGCTACGCTCAGCGAGGTGATCGCCACGGTGCGCCAGGAGCGCCGTCCCTTCCTGGTGCATGCCAAGGTGCCGCTATTGAACCACCACACCAGCGGGGTGCGCATGGAGTTCTACCGCAGCGAGGAGAACCTGGCGGAACACCGCAAGCGAGACCCGCACCCCCGCCTGCTGCAGCACTGCCTGGACCAGCGCCTGCAGCTCGACGGTCTCAAGCAGATCGAACAGAAGGCCATCGCCCGGGTGAAGGCCGACTTCGAGCGGGCCTGCGCCGCGGCCGACCCGCCCCCCGAGGACCTGTTAACCCATGCCTTCGCACCGACGCCGGTGACCGAGGAACGTGGCGAACGCGCACCCAAGGACCGCCAGCCGACCGTGATGGTGGACTGCGCGCTCTTCGCCATCCGCGAACTGATGCAGGACGACCCGCGCTGCCTGCTCTACGGACAGGACGTGGGCGCCCGGCTGGGGGGCGTGTTCCGCGAGGCCGCCACGCTGGCGCGCGACTTCGGCGACCACCGCGTGTTCAACACCCCCATCCAAGAGGCCTTCATCATCGGCAGCACGGTGGGCATGAGCGCCGCCGGTCTCAAGCCCATCGTGGAGGTGCAGTTCGCCGATTACATCTGGCCGGGGCTCAACCAGCTCTTCACCGAAGTGGCCCGCAGCGCCTACCTCACCGTGGGCAAATGGCCGGTCTCGTGCATCATCCGCGTGCCCATCGGCGCCTACGGCAGCGGTGGACCCTACCACAGCAGCAGCGTGGAGAGCGTGTTGTGCACCATCAAGGGCATCAAGATCGCGTACCCCAGCACCGGCGCCGACCTCAAGGGCCTGATGAAGGCCGCCTACCACGACCCCAATCCGGTGGTGATGCTGGAGCACAAGGGCCTCTACTGGAGCAAGATCAAGGGCACCGAGGAGGCGAAGAGCGTGGAGCCCGCACCGGACTACATCATCCCCTTCGGCAAGGCGCGGATCGTGCTGCAGGCCGACGCCGATGCCGTGTCCCGCGGGCAGGCGGCGGTGGTGGTCACCTACGGCATGGGCGTGTACTGGGCCCAGGCCGCCGCCAGGGGCTTCGCGGGACGGATCACCGTCATCGACCTCCGCACGCTGGTGCCGCTGGATGAGGACACGGTGATGGAGCAGGTGCGTGCACATGGTCGCTGCCTCGTGGTGACGGAAGAGCAGCTCACCAACAGCTTCGCCCAGGCCCTGGCCGCCCGCATCGGCGACCAGTGCTTCGCACACCTCGATGCGCCTGTTCGCACGCTTGGTGCCGTGGACATGCCCGCCATCCCCCTCAACAGCACGCTGGAGGCGGCGATGATCCCCAGCGCGGACAAGGTGGCGGTGGCGCTCAACGAGCTGCTCAGCTACTAG
- a CDS encoding TIGR00266 family protein, whose product MDRRAHEIDHRIVGDDMQCVEITLDPQETVIAEAGSLMMMDDGVQMQTIFGDGNGQEQSFMGKLWGAGKRVLTGESLFMTAYTNQSTGRRTAWFAAPYPGKILPMDLRDHGQRLICQKDSFLCAAKGVSVGIEFQRKLGTGLFGGEGFIMQKLEGDGQVYIHAGGTVVERQLAPGEVLKVDTGCLVAMTYGIDYDIQFVGGIKNTLFGGEGLFFVTLRGPGHVWLQSLPFSRLADTIVAAAPRAGGRRREEGSILGGLGGLLDGDN is encoded by the coding sequence ATGGACCGCAGAGCACACGAGATCGACCACCGCATCGTCGGCGACGACATGCAATGCGTGGAGATCACCCTTGATCCGCAGGAGACCGTCATCGCCGAGGCGGGCAGCCTGATGATGATGGACGACGGCGTTCAGATGCAGACCATCTTCGGCGATGGCAATGGACAGGAGCAAAGCTTCATGGGCAAGCTGTGGGGCGCCGGCAAGCGGGTGCTCACGGGGGAGAGCCTGTTCATGACCGCCTACACGAACCAGTCCACCGGTCGGCGGACGGCGTGGTTCGCGGCGCCGTATCCGGGCAAGATCCTGCCCATGGACCTGCGCGACCACGGGCAGCGGCTGATCTGTCAGAAGGACTCCTTCCTCTGCGCGGCCAAGGGCGTTTCGGTGGGCATCGAGTTCCAGCGGAAGCTCGGCACCGGCCTGTTCGGGGGCGAGGGCTTCATCATGCAGAAGCTCGAGGGCGATGGCCAGGTGTACATCCATGCCGGCGGTACGGTGGTGGAGCGCCAACTGGCCCCTGGCGAGGTGCTGAAGGTGGACACGGGCTGTCTGGTGGCCATGACCTACGGCATCGACTACGACATCCAGTTCGTGGGCGGCATCAAGAACACGCTGTTCGGGGGCGAGGGCCTCTTCTTCGTCACCCTGCGCGGGCCGGGTCATGTGTGGCTGCAGAGCCTGCCCTTCAGCCGCCTGGCGGACACCATCGTGGCCGCTGCACCGCGCGCCGGTGGCCGCCGCCGCGAGGAGGGCTCCATCCTCGGCGGGCTGGGCGGACTGCTGGACGGCGACAACTGA
- a CDS encoding phage holin family protein, protein MKALIRLIITTIAVLICDLLLSGVSLGDLGETHGVLTALLTAAVLGLLNAFVRPLLILLTLPATVLTLGLFLLVINAAVVLLAAELVPGFVVRNFWWALGFSLLLSVVESFLNALDRGPRRDRAE, encoded by the coding sequence ATGAAGGCCTTGATCCGGTTGATCATCACCACCATCGCTGTGCTCATCTGCGACCTGTTGCTCAGTGGCGTCAGCCTGGGCGATCTGGGCGAGACCCATGGGGTGCTCACCGCATTGCTCACCGCCGCCGTGCTCGGTCTGCTTAATGCCTTCGTGCGGCCCCTGCTCATCCTGCTCACGCTGCCCGCCACGGTCCTCACGCTGGGGCTCTTCCTGCTCGTGATCAATGCCGCGGTGGTGCTGCTCGCCGCCGAGCTCGTGCCGGGCTTCGTGGTGCGCAACTTCTGGTGGGCCCTCGGCTTCAGCCTGCTGCTGTCCGTGGTGGAGAGCTTCCTGAACGCGCTGGACCGGGGACCGCGACGGGATCGGGCCGAGTGA
- a CDS encoding PDZ domain-containing protein, translating into MYASLRSTLLPLVCIPLVLPAQSDDGADDRKVRIEITTTEDGRTSRIEREFDLNDERSLQDALQELGVMEELGTIGADENLIIDLRRLRDGGTLKDMSLAFALRDEAMARARAQEPRGYLGAYLGMYNAPKEGKGRKEADVEGIVLTKVIEDGPADKAGLKDGDVVVAMDGDPAGGLAAFTERIRAHKPGDVVTLAVLRDGKRSERQVTLGETTDDPEEFTFEFDRWDEPEAPPMTFTVKPRAFLGVNGDEGPETSGEGARVGSVVDSSAAQRMGLQAGDRIVAINEAPITGFGDLAERIAGMEPGTAVQVEVLRDGERRTLTGTLGERRMRSWVMPPMAPLAPLPPLPDEDRATIRREMEELRREMEHLRRTMRSDILREMHVEVGTVEVSPEERALLERKGVSGLDRSPDLGDLRCAPNPSDGFYRIQFDVAERGELVVDVHNAQGDRIYHETITGFKGRYERTLDLSDQADGTYFLVVALDGKATPRKLVKH; encoded by the coding sequence ATGTACGCTTCGCTCCGCTCCACGCTTCTGCCCCTGGTCTGCATCCCGCTCGTCCTGCCCGCCCAATCCGATGATGGTGCCGACGATCGGAAGGTGCGCATCGAGATCACCACCACCGAGGACGGCCGCACCTCCCGCATCGAACGCGAGTTCGACCTCAACGACGAACGATCGCTGCAGGACGCGCTTCAGGAATTGGGCGTGATGGAGGAACTGGGCACCATCGGTGCGGACGAGAACCTGATCATCGACCTGCGTCGCCTTCGTGATGGCGGCACCCTGAAGGACATGAGCCTCGCCTTCGCCCTCCGCGATGAGGCCATGGCGCGTGCACGCGCTCAGGAGCCGCGCGGCTACCTGGGCGCTTATCTCGGGATGTACAATGCGCCGAAGGAGGGCAAGGGGCGCAAGGAGGCCGATGTCGAGGGGATCGTGCTCACCAAGGTGATCGAGGATGGACCGGCCGACAAGGCCGGCCTGAAGGATGGGGATGTGGTGGTGGCGATGGATGGCGATCCGGCCGGTGGCCTCGCCGCCTTCACCGAACGCATCCGCGCCCACAAGCCCGGCGATGTGGTCACGCTTGCGGTGCTCCGCGATGGAAAGCGCTCGGAACGCCAGGTGACACTCGGGGAGACGACCGATGACCCGGAGGAATTCACCTTCGAGTTCGACAGGTGGGATGAGCCGGAGGCTCCACCGATGACCTTCACCGTGAAGCCACGCGCCTTCCTGGGCGTGAACGGTGATGAAGGTCCGGAGACCAGCGGTGAAGGTGCGCGCGTCGGTTCCGTGGTGGACAGTTCGGCCGCCCAGCGGATGGGCCTGCAGGCGGGCGACCGCATCGTGGCCATCAACGAGGCGCCGATCACCGGCTTCGGTGACCTGGCGGAACGCATCGCCGGCATGGAGCCGGGAACGGCCGTGCAGGTGGAGGTGTTGCGCGATGGCGAACGACGCACCCTCACCGGGACCCTGGGCGAACGCCGCATGCGCTCGTGGGTGATGCCTCCGATGGCCCCGTTGGCCCCCCTTCCCCCGCTGCCCGATGAGGACCGCGCCACCATCCGCCGCGAGATGGAGGAACTGCGCCGCGAAATGGAGCACCTGCGCCGCACCATGCGCAGCGATATCCTCCGGGAGATGCACGTGGAAGTGGGCACGGTGGAGGTGTCGCCGGAGGAGCGGGCCCTGCTCGAGCGGAAAGGGGTCTCCGGCCTTGACCGTTCGCCGGACCTCGGCGACCTGCGTTGCGCCCCCAATCCCAGCGATGGCTTCTACCGCATCCAGTTCGACGTGGCCGAGCGCGGCGAGCTCGTGGTGGACGTGCACAACGCTCAGGGCGACCGCATCTACCACGAGACCATCACCGGGTTCAAGGGCCGCTACGAGCGCACCCTGGACCTCAGCGACCAGGCCGATGGCACCTACTTCCTCGTGGTGGCGCTGGATGGCAAGGCCACGCCGCGCAAGCTGGTGAAGCACTGA